One genomic window of Roseateles sp. DAIF2 includes the following:
- the rpoC gene encoding DNA-directed RNA polymerase subunit beta', with translation MKGLLDLFKQFTPDEHFDAIAIRLASPEKIRSWSFGEVKKPETINYRTFKPERDGLFCAKIFGPIKDYECLCGKYKRLKHRGVICEKCGVEVTQTKVRRDRMGHIDLAAPCAHIWFLKSLPSRLGLVLDMTLRDIERVLYFEAYVVVDPGMTPLKKFSIMTEDDYDAKRVEFGDEFVALMGAEGIKKLLEEMDLDIEIDRLRNDMTGSELKVKKNSKRLKVMEAFKKSGIKPNWMVMDVLPVLPPDLRPLVPLDGGRFATSDLNDLYRRVINRNNRLARLLELKAPEIIVRNEKRMLQEAVDSLLDNGRRGKAMTGANKRALKSLADMIKGKSGRFRQNLLGKRVDYSGRSVIVVGPTLKLHQCGLPKLMALELFKPFIFSRLEAMGIATTIKAAKKEVESGTPVVWDILEEVIKEHPVLLNRAPTLHRLGIQAFEPVLIEGKAIQLHPLVCAAFNADFDGDQMAVHVPLSIEAQMEARTLMLASNNVLFPASGEPSIVPSQDVVLGLYYATRERTNGKGEGLVFSDVAEIIRALENGVVEITAKISVRLTEYTKNKETGEWIPETKLVDTTVGRALLSEILPKGLPFSNINKALKKKEISRLINTSFRKCGLKETVVLADKLLQSGFKLATRAGISIAVDDMLVPKQKYELIERAEKEVKEIEQQYVSGLVTAGERYNKVVDIWGKTGDEVGKVMMAQLAKQKVIDRNGKEVDQESFNSIYMMADSGARGSAAQIRQLAGMRGLMAKPDGSIIETPITANFREGLNVLQYFISTHGARKGLADTALKTANSGYLTRRLVDVTQDLVVTESDCGTDNGMAMRALVEGGEVIESLRDRVLGRVTAIDVLHPETQAVLMPAGDMLDEDILDVLEQAGVDEIKVRTPLTCATRFGLCAKCYGRDLGRGGLVNTGEAVGVIAAQSIGEPGTQLTMRTFHIGGAASRAAVASSVEAKSDGIIGFNATMRYVTNGKGELVVISRSGEIIIADPHGRERERHKVPYGAILNIKADQTIKAGLILANWDPLTRPIITEFAGQAKFENVEEGVTVAKQVDEVTGLSTLVVIDPKRRGAAKVIRPQVKLLDANGNEVKIPGTDHSVTIGFQVGALIQVRDGQDLAPGEVLARIPVEGQKTRDITGGLPRVAELFEARSPKDVGVLAEQTGTVSFGKETKGKVRLEITDPDGKKHEVLVPKEKNILVHEGQVVNRGELIVDGAADPQDILRLLGIEELARYIVDEVQDVYRLQGVKINDKHIEVIVRQMLRRVQITNPGDTHYILNEQVERSELLDTNDRMRKEGKMIATHADVLLGITKASLSTDSFISAASFQETTRVLTEAAIMGKRDELRGLKENVIVGRLIPAGTGMAFHDARRAKEAMDDAERRAIAMQEAEELAAAQMAGVDAPAEGSAE, from the coding sequence ATGAAAGGTTTGCTGGACCTGTTCAAGCAATTCACGCCGGACGAGCATTTCGATGCGATCGCGATCCGTCTGGCATCGCCCGAGAAGATCCGTTCGTGGTCCTTCGGCGAGGTGAAGAAGCCCGAGACCATCAACTACCGGACTTTCAAGCCCGAGCGTGATGGCCTGTTCTGCGCCAAGATCTTCGGCCCGATCAAGGACTACGAGTGCCTGTGCGGCAAGTACAAGCGCCTGAAGCACCGCGGCGTGATCTGCGAGAAGTGCGGCGTCGAAGTGACCCAGACCAAGGTCCGTCGTGACCGCATGGGCCACATCGACCTGGCCGCGCCCTGTGCGCACATCTGGTTCCTGAAGTCGCTGCCGTCGCGTCTGGGCCTGGTGCTCGACATGACCCTGCGCGACATCGAGCGCGTGCTGTACTTCGAAGCCTATGTCGTGGTCGATCCCGGCATGACCCCGCTGAAGAAGTTCTCGATCATGACCGAGGACGACTACGACGCGAAGCGCGTCGAGTTCGGTGACGAGTTCGTCGCGCTGATGGGCGCCGAGGGCATCAAGAAGCTGCTGGAGGAGATGGATCTCGACATCGAGATCGATCGCCTGCGCAACGACATGACCGGCTCCGAGCTGAAGGTCAAGAAGAACTCCAAGCGCCTGAAGGTCATGGAGGCCTTCAAGAAGTCCGGCATCAAGCCGAACTGGATGGTGATGGACGTGCTGCCGGTGCTGCCGCCGGACCTGCGTCCGCTGGTGCCGCTGGACGGCGGCCGCTTCGCGACCTCCGACCTGAACGACCTCTATCGTCGCGTCATCAACCGCAACAACCGTCTGGCTCGCCTGCTGGAACTGAAGGCCCCCGAGATCATCGTGCGCAACGAAAAGCGCATGCTGCAGGAAGCCGTCGACTCGCTGCTGGACAACGGCCGCCGCGGCAAGGCCATGACCGGCGCGAACAAGCGCGCGCTGAAGTCCCTGGCCGACATGATCAAGGGCAAGAGCGGTCGCTTCCGTCAGAACTTGCTGGGCAAGCGTGTCGACTACTCGGGCCGTTCGGTCATCGTGGTGGGCCCGACCCTGAAGCTGCATCAGTGCGGTCTGCCCAAGCTGATGGCGCTGGAGCTGTTCAAGCCCTTCATCTTCTCGCGCCTGGAGGCGATGGGCATCGCCACCACCATCAAGGCCGCGAAGAAGGAAGTCGAGTCCGGCACCCCGGTGGTCTGGGACATCCTGGAAGAGGTCATCAAGGAGCACCCGGTTCTGCTGAACCGCGCACCGACGCTGCACCGTCTGGGCATCCAGGCCTTCGAGCCCGTGCTGATCGAAGGCAAGGCGATCCAGCTGCACCCGCTGGTCTGCGCGGCCTTCAACGCCGACTTCGACGGTGACCAGATGGCCGTCCACGTGCCGCTGTCGATCGAAGCGCAGATGGAAGCCCGCACCCTGATGCTGGCCTCCAACAACGTGCTGTTCCCGGCCTCCGGCGAACCCTCGATCGTGCCGTCGCAAGACGTGGTGCTGGGTCTGTACTACGCGACCCGCGAACGCACCAACGGCAAGGGCGAAGGCCTGGTGTTCTCCGATGTGGCCGAGATCATCCGCGCGCTGGAAAACGGCGTGGTGGAAATCACCGCCAAGATCAGCGTGCGCCTGACCGAGTACACCAAGAACAAGGAAACGGGCGAGTGGATCCCCGAGACCAAGTTGGTGGACACGACCGTCGGCCGTGCTTTGTTGAGCGAGATCCTGCCCAAGGGCCTGCCGTTCTCGAACATCAACAAGGCGCTGAAGAAGAAGGAAATCTCGCGCCTGATCAACACCTCGTTCCGCAAGTGCGGCCTGAAGGAAACCGTGGTGCTGGCCGACAAGCTGCTGCAGAGCGGTTTCAAGCTCGCCACGCGCGCCGGCATCTCCATCGCGGTGGACGACATGCTGGTGCCCAAGCAGAAGTACGAGCTGATCGAGCGCGCCGAGAAGGAAGTCAAGGAGATCGAGCAGCAGTATGTCTCGGGCCTGGTGACCGCCGGCGAGCGCTACAACAAGGTCGTCGACATCTGGGGCAAGACCGGTGACGAGGTGGGCAAGGTCATGATGGCCCAGCTCGCCAAGCAGAAGGTCATCGACCGCAACGGCAAGGAAGTGGATCAGGAGTCCTTCAACTCCATCTACATGATGGCCGACTCCGGCGCCCGCGGTAGCGCGGCCCAGATTCGCCAGCTGGCCGGTATGCGGGGCCTGATGGCCAAGCCGGACGGCTCGATCATCGAGACGCCCATCACGGCAAACTTCCGCGAAGGTCTGAACGTTCTGCAGTACTTCATCTCCACCCACGGTGCCCGTAAGGGCCTGGCGGATACGGCGCTGAAGACCGCGAACTCGGGCTACCTGACCCGTCGTCTGGTCGACGTGACCCAGGATCTGGTCGTCACCGAGAGCGATTGCGGCACCGACAACGGCATGGCCATGCGCGCCCTGGTCGAAGGCGGTGAAGTGATCGAATCGCTGCGCGACCGCGTGCTGGGCCGTGTCACCGCGATCGACGTGCTGCATCCGGAAACCCAGGCGGTGCTGATGCCGGCCGGCGACATGCTGGACGAGGACATCCTGGACGTGCTGGAACAGGCCGGCGTGGACGAGATCAAGGTCCGCACCCCGCTGACCTGCGCCACCCGCTTCGGCCTGTGCGCCAAGTGCTATGGCCGCGATCTGGGTCGTGGCGGTCTGGTCAACACCGGTGAGGCCGTGGGCGTGATCGCCGCGCAGTCGATCGGTGAGCCGGGCACGCAGCTGACGATGCGTACCTTCCACATCGGTGGTGCCGCCTCGCGTGCTGCCGTGGCCTCCAGCGTCGAAGCCAAGTCGGACGGCATCATCGGCTTCAACGCCACGATGCGCTACGTCACGAACGGCAAGGGCGAGCTGGTGGTGATTTCGCGTTCCGGCGAAATCATCATTGCCGACCCGCATGGCCGCGAGCGCGAGCGTCACAAGGTGCCGTACGGCGCGATCCTGAACATCAAGGCCGACCAGACCATCAAGGCCGGTCTGATCCTGGCGAACTGGGATCCGCTGACCCGCCCGATCATTACCGAGTTCGCCGGTCAGGCGAAGTTCGAGAACGTCGAGGAAGGCGTCACCGTCGCCAAGCAGGTGGACGAGGTGACCGGTCTGTCGACCCTGGTCGTGATCGATCCGAAGCGCCGCGGCGCTGCCAAGGTCATTCGCCCGCAGGTCAAGCTGCTGGATGCCAACGGCAACGAGGTGAAGATCCCCGGCACCGACCACTCGGTGACGATCGGCTTCCAGGTCGGCGCACTGATCCAGGTGCGTGACGGCCAGGATCTGGCCCCCGGCGAGGTGCTGGCGCGTATTCCGGTCGAAGGCCAGAAGACCCGCGACATTACCGGCGGTCTGCCGCGCGTGGCCGAGCTGTTCGAAGCCCGTTCGCCCAAGGATGTGGGCGTGCTGGCCGAGCAGACCGGTACGGTCTCCTTCGGCAAGGAAACCAAGGGCAAGGTGCGACTGGAGATCACCGATCCGGACGGCAAGAAGCACGAAGTGCTGGTGCCCAAGGAGAAGAACATCCTGGTGCACGAAGGCCAGGTGGTGAACCGCGGCGAGCTGATCGTCGACGGCGCGGCGGATCCGCAGGACATCCTGCGCCTGCTGGGCATCGAGGAATTGGCGCGCTACATCGTCGACGAAGTTCAGGACGTGTACCGTCTGCAGGGCGTGAAGATCAACGACAAGCACATCGAGGTGATCGTTCGCCAGATGCTGCGCCGCGTGCAGATCACCAACCCCGGCGACACGCACTACATCCTGAACGAGCAGGTCGAGCGTTCGGAGCTGCTGGATACCAATGACCGCATGCGCAAGGAAGGCAAGATGATTGCCACCCATGCCGACGTGCTGCTGGGTATCACCAAGGCTTCGCTGTCGACCGACTCCTTCATCTCCGCGGCTTCCTTCCAGGAAACCACCCGCGTGCTGACCGAGGCTGCCATCATGGGCAAGCGTGACGAGCTGCGCGGTCTGAAGGAGAACGTGATCGTCGGCCGCCTGATCCCCGCCGGTACCGGCATGGCCTTCCACGACGCCCGTCGTGCCAAGGAAGCGATGGACGACGCCGAGCGCCGCGCCATTGCGATGCAGGAGGCCGAGGAGCTGGCCGCCGCCCAGATGGCTGGCGTCGACGCGCCGGCCGAGGGCTCGGCGGAGTAA
- a CDS encoding putative toxin-antitoxin system toxin component, PIN family, with protein MQTEPPKIVIDTQVVMDWLVFGDARIAPLAAAIEAGRINWIGREAMLAELRHVLGRGVAAAWQPDLSRIEQAFSAHCQMVVAEPAPAVRLVCRDPDDQQFIDLALAERAAWLLSRDKAVLALRKRALTFGLTIGTPELWLKSQPA; from the coding sequence ATGCAGACCGAGCCGCCCAAGATCGTCATCGACACCCAGGTCGTCATGGACTGGCTGGTGTTCGGCGACGCCCGCATCGCCCCGCTGGCCGCGGCAATCGAGGCCGGCCGGATCAACTGGATCGGCCGCGAGGCGATGCTGGCCGAACTGCGCCATGTGCTGGGCCGCGGCGTGGCCGCCGCCTGGCAGCCCGACCTGAGCCGCATCGAGCAGGCCTTTTCGGCCCATTGCCAGATGGTGGTCGCCGAGCCGGCGCCGGCGGTGCGCCTGGTCTGCCGCGATCCGGACGACCAGCAGTTCATCGACCTGGCGCTGGCCGAGCGCGCCGCCTGGCTGCTGTCGCGCGACAAGGCCGTGCTGGCCCTTCGTAAGCGTGCGCTCACATTCGGCTTGACCATCGGCACGCCGGAGCTCTGGCTCAAGAGCCAGCCCGCCTAG
- the rpsL gene encoding 30S ribosomal protein S12, with amino-acid sequence MPTINQLVRHGREAEVTKSKSPAMQNCPQRRGVCTRVYTTTPKKPNSALRKVAKVRLTNGFEVISYIGGEGHNLQEHSVVLVRGGRVKDLPGVRYHIVRGSLDLQGVKDRKQSRSKYGAKRPKKA; translated from the coding sequence ATGCCAACTATCAATCAGTTGGTGCGCCACGGCCGCGAAGCCGAGGTCACCAAATCCAAGTCGCCGGCAATGCAGAATTGCCCGCAGCGCCGCGGCGTCTGCACCCGCGTCTACACCACGACCCCGAAGAAGCCGAACTCGGCGCTGCGTAAGGTCGCCAAGGTGCGTCTGACCAACGGTTTCGAGGTCATCTCGTACATCGGCGGCGAAGGCCACAACCTGCAAGAGCACAGCGTCGTGCTGGTGCGCGGCGGTCGTGTCAAGGACTTGCCGGGTGTGCGTTACCACATCGTGCGCGGTTCGCTGGACCTGCAAGGCGTCAAGGATCGCAAGCAATCGCGCTCCAAGTACGGCGCGAAGCGTCCGAAGAAGGCCTAA
- the rpsG gene encoding 30S ribosomal protein S7, whose translation MPRRREVPKREILPDPKFGSVDLSKFMNVIMESGKKAVAERIIYGALEQVEKKIGKDPLEVFMVALNNVKPMVEVKSRRVGGANYQVPVEVRPVRRMALAMRWLKESARKRGEKSMAQRLANELLEAAEGRGGAMKKRDEVHRMAEANKAFSHFRF comes from the coding sequence ATGCCACGTCGTCGCGAAGTACCCAAGCGCGAGATCCTGCCGGACCCGAAGTTCGGTTCCGTTGATCTGTCCAAGTTCATGAACGTCATCATGGAATCGGGCAAGAAGGCCGTCGCCGAGCGCATCATCTACGGTGCCCTTGAGCAGGTCGAGAAGAAGATCGGCAAGGACCCGCTGGAAGTGTTCATGGTCGCCCTGAACAACGTGAAGCCCATGGTCGAAGTGAAGTCCCGCCGTGTCGGCGGTGCGAACTACCAAGTTCCCGTGGAAGTTCGTCCCGTCCGCCGGATGGCTCTGGCCATGCGTTGGCTGAAGGAATCGGCCCGCAAGCGCGGTGAGAAGTCGATGGCCCAGCGTCTGGCCAACGAACTGCTGGAGGCCGCTGAAGGCCGCGGCGGTGCGATGAAGAAGCGCGACGAAGTGCACCGTATGGCCGAGGCCAACAAGGCCTTCTCGCACTTCCGCTTCTAA
- the fusA gene encoding elongation factor G: MSRKTPIERYRNIGISAHIDAGKTTTTERILFYTGVNHKIGEVHDGAATMDWMEQEQERGITITSAATTCFWKGMDLSYPEHRFNIIDTPGHVDFTIEVERSMRVLDGACMVYCAVGGVQPQSETVWRQANKYKVPRLAFVNKMDRTGANFFKVVDQMKTRLKANPVPIVIPIGAEDNFKGVVDLIKMKAILWDEASQGMKFEYHDIPADLQAVAAEWREKMVEAAAEASEELMNKYLESGELSEEEIKLAIRTRTIATEIQPMLCGTAFKNKGVQRMLDAVIDFLPSPVDIPPVEGTDDNGAVVSRKADDAEKFAALAFKLMTDPYVGQLTFVRVYSGVLKSGDSVYNPIKGKKERIGRILQMHANQREEISEILAGDIAACVGLKEVTTGETLCDPDSIVTLEKMVFPEPVISQAVEPKTKADQEKMGIALGRLAKEDPSFRLRTDEESGQTIISGMGELHLEIIVDRMKREFGVEANVGKPQVAYRETIRKTATDVEGKFVRQSGGKGQYGHVVLTIEPQEPGTGFEFVDAIKGGVVPREFIPAVEKGVIDSLPNGVLAGFPVVDVKVTLTFGSYHDVDSNENAFKMAASMGFKEACRRASPVILEPMMAVEVETPEDYAGNVMGDLSSRRGMVQGMDDMVGGGKVIKAEVPLSEMFGYSTSLRSATQGRATYTMEFKHYSEAPKNVAEAIITARAK; this comes from the coding sequence ATGTCCCGCAAGACCCCCATCGAGCGCTACCGCAATATCGGTATCTCGGCGCACATCGATGCCGGCAAGACCACGACGACCGAGCGCATCCTGTTCTACACCGGCGTGAACCACAAGATCGGCGAGGTGCATGATGGCGCCGCGACGATGGACTGGATGGAACAGGAGCAAGAGCGCGGCATCACCATCACGTCGGCCGCGACGACCTGCTTCTGGAAGGGCATGGACCTGTCCTATCCCGAGCACCGCTTCAACATCATCGACACCCCCGGGCACGTCGACTTCACGATCGAGGTCGAGCGCTCGATGCGCGTGCTGGACGGCGCCTGCATGGTCTATTGCGCCGTGGGTGGCGTGCAGCCCCAGTCGGAAACCGTCTGGCGCCAGGCCAACAAGTACAAGGTGCCACGTCTTGCCTTCGTGAACAAGATGGACCGCACCGGCGCGAACTTCTTCAAGGTCGTCGACCAGATGAAGACCCGCCTGAAGGCCAACCCCGTGCCCATCGTGATCCCCATCGGCGCCGAAGACAACTTCAAGGGCGTCGTGGACCTGATCAAGATGAAGGCCATCCTGTGGGATGAGGCCTCGCAGGGCATGAAGTTCGAATACCACGACATCCCCGCCGATCTGCAGGCCGTGGCCGCGGAATGGCGCGAGAAGATGGTCGAGGCTGCCGCCGAAGCCAGCGAAGAGCTGATGAACAAGTACCTCGAGTCGGGCGAACTGAGCGAGGAAGAGATCAAGCTGGCGATCCGCACCCGCACCATCGCCACCGAGATCCAGCCGATGCTGTGCGGCACCGCCTTCAAGAACAAGGGCGTGCAGCGCATGCTGGACGCCGTGATCGACTTCCTGCCCTCGCCGGTGGACATTCCCCCGGTGGAAGGTACCGATGACAACGGCGCCGTCGTCAGCCGCAAGGCCGACGATGCCGAGAAGTTCGCCGCGCTGGCCTTCAAGCTGATGACCGACCCGTATGTCGGCCAGCTGACCTTCGTGCGCGTCTACTCGGGCGTGCTGAAGTCGGGCGACTCCGTCTACAACCCGATCAAGGGCAAGAAGGAGCGTATCGGCCGGATTCTGCAGATGCACGCCAACCAGCGTGAAGAAATCTCGGAAATTCTGGCGGGCGACATCGCCGCCTGCGTGGGCCTGAAGGAAGTCACCACCGGTGAGACCCTGTGCGATCCCGACTCGATCGTGACGCTGGAAAAGATGGTCTTCCCCGAGCCGGTGATCTCGCAGGCCGTCGAGCCCAAGACCAAGGCCGACCAAGAAAAGATGGGTATCGCCCTGGGCCGTCTGGCCAAGGAGGACCCGTCCTTCCGTCTGCGCACCGATGAAGAGTCGGGCCAGACCATCATCTCGGGCATGGGCGAGCTGCATCTGGAAATCATCGTCGACCGCATGAAGCGCGAGTTCGGCGTGGAAGCCAACGTCGGCAAGCCGCAGGTGGCCTACCGCGAGACCATCCGCAAGACCGCGACCGACGTCGAAGGCAAGTTCGTGCGTCAGTCCGGCGGCAAGGGTCAGTACGGCCACGTCGTGCTGACCATCGAGCCGCAGGAGCCGGGCACCGGCTTCGAGTTCGTTGACGCCATCAAGGGTGGCGTGGTTCCTCGCGAATTCATCCCCGCGGTCGAGAAGGGCGTCATCGACTCCCTGCCGAACGGCGTGCTGGCCGGCTTCCCGGTGGTGGACGTCAAGGTCACGCTGACCTTCGGTTCCTACCATGACGTCGACTCGAACGAAAACGCCTTCAAGATGGCCGCCTCGATGGGTTTCAAGGAAGCCTGCCGCCGCGCCAGCCCGGTGATCCTGGAGCCGATGATGGCCGTGGAAGTCGAGACCCCGGAAGACTACGCCGGCAACGTGATGGGCGATCTGTCCAGCCGTCGCGGCATGGTGCAAGGCATGGACGACATGGTCGGCGGTGGCAAGGTCATCAAGGCCGAAGTGCCGCTGAGCGAAATGTTCGGCTACTCCACCTCGCTGCGCTCGGCCACGCAAGGCCGCGCCACCTACACGATGGAGTTCAAGCACTACAGCGAGGCGCCGAAGAACGTCGCCGAGGCCATCATCACGGCGCGCGCCAAGTAA
- the tuf gene encoding elongation factor Tu: protein MAKGKFERTKPHVNVGTIGHVDHGKTTLTAAIATVLSKKFGGEAKAYDQIDAAPEEKARGITINTAHVEYETANRHYAHVDCPGHADYVKNMITGAAQMDGAILVCSAADGPMPQTREHILLARQVGVKYIIVFLNKCDMVDDAELLELVEMEVRELLSKYDFPGDDTPIVKGSAKLALEGDTGDLGEQAIMRLAEALDTYIPQPERAVDGAFLLPVEDVFSISGRGTVVTGRVERGIIKVGEEIEIVGIRDVQKTTVTGVEMFRKLLDQGQAGDNVGILLRGTKREDVERGQVLAKPGSIKPHTHFTAEIYVLSKEEGGRHTPFFNNYRPQFYFRTTDVTGAVELPKDKEMVMPGDNVSITVKLIAPIAMEEGLRFAIREGGRTVGSGVVATIIA, encoded by the coding sequence ATGGCAAAAGGTAAATTTGAACGTACCAAGCCGCACGTGAACGTGGGCACGATTGGTCACGTTGACCACGGCAAGACCACGCTGACGGCTGCGATCGCGACCGTGCTGTCGAAGAAGTTCGGCGGCGAAGCCAAGGCCTACGACCAGATCGACGCGGCTCCCGAAGAGAAGGCGCGCGGCATCACGATCAACACCGCCCACGTCGAGTACGAAACGGCCAACCGCCACTACGCTCACGTGGACTGCCCGGGCCACGCCGACTACGTCAAGAACATGATCACCGGTGCCGCCCAGATGGACGGCGCGATCCTGGTGTGCTCGGCCGCTGACGGCCCGATGCCCCAGACCCGCGAGCACATCCTGCTGGCGCGTCAGGTCGGCGTGAAGTACATCATCGTCTTCCTGAACAAGTGCGACATGGTTGACGACGCCGAGCTGCTCGAGCTGGTCGAAATGGAAGTGCGCGAGCTCCTGTCGAAGTACGACTTCCCGGGCGACGACACCCCGATCGTCAAGGGTTCGGCCAAGCTGGCGCTGGAAGGCGACACGGGCGACCTGGGCGAGCAGGCCATCATGCGTCTGGCCGAAGCCCTGGACACCTACATCCCCCAGCCTGAGCGTGCCGTGGACGGCGCCTTCCTGCTGCCGGTGGAAGACGTGTTCTCGATCTCGGGCCGTGGCACCGTGGTGACCGGTCGCGTCGAACGCGGCATCATCAAGGTCGGCGAGGAAATCGAAATCGTCGGTATCCGCGACGTGCAGAAGACCACCGTTACCGGCGTGGAAATGTTCCGCAAGCTGCTGGACCAGGGTCAAGCCGGCGACAACGTCGGTATCCTGCTGCGCGGCACCAAGCGTGAAGACGTCGAGCGCGGCCAAGTGCTGGCCAAGCCCGGCTCGATCAAGCCGCACACCCACTTCACCGCTGAGATCTATGTTCTGAGCAAGGAAGAGGGCGGCCGTCACACCCCGTTCTTCAACAACTACCGTCCCCAGTTCTACTTCCGTACCACGGACGTGACCGGTGCTGTCGAGCTGCCGAAGGACAAGGAAATGGTCATGCCTGGCGACAACGTCAGCATCACCGTGAAGCTGATCGCTCCGATCGCCATGGAAGAAGGCCTGCGCTTCGCCATCCGTGAAGGCGGCCGTACCGTCGGCTCCGGCGTCGTCGCGACCATCATCGCCTAA
- the rpsJ gene encoding 30S ribosomal protein S10, which translates to MQKQKIRIRLKAFDYKLIDQSALEIVETAKRTGAIVKGPVPLPTRMERFDILRSPHVNKTSRDQFEIRTHQRLMDIVDPTDKTVDALMKLDLPAGVDVEIKLQ; encoded by the coding sequence ATGCAAAAGCAAAAGATCCGCATCCGCCTGAAGGCCTTTGATTACAAGCTGATCGACCAGTCGGCTCTGGAAATCGTCGAGACCGCCAAGCGTACCGGCGCCATCGTCAAGGGTCCCGTGCCCCTGCCGACCCGGATGGAGCGTTTCGACATCCTGCGTTCGCCGCACGTCAACAAGACCTCGCGCGACCAGTTCGAAATCCGCACCCACCAGCGCCTGATGGACATCGTCGACCCGACCGACAAGACGGTCGACGCGCTGATGAAGCTCGACCTGCCCGCCGGCGTCGACGTGGAAATCAAGTTGCAGTAA
- the rplC gene encoding 50S ribosomal protein L3 — MSLSNRLGLLGRKVGMMRIFTDDGDAIPVTVLDVSNNRVTQVKTEETDGYSAIQVAFGTRKASRVTKPEAGHLAKAGVEAGEILKEFRVAADVAAEYKAGAQVPVTLFAAGQLVDVQGTSIGKGFTGTIKRHNFGSQRASHGNSRSHNVPGSISMAQDPGRVFPGKKMSGHLGDVTVSVQNLDIVRVDEARQLLLVRGAVPGAKNGHVVVRPAVKVKVKKGAN, encoded by the coding sequence ATGAGTCTTAGCAATCGTCTCGGATTGCTGGGCCGCAAGGTGGGCATGATGCGCATCTTCACGGACGATGGCGATGCCATCCCTGTGACCGTGCTGGACGTGTCCAACAATCGCGTGACCCAGGTCAAGACCGAAGAGACCGACGGCTACAGCGCCATTCAAGTGGCGTTCGGTACGCGCAAAGCTTCGCGCGTCACCAAGCCGGAAGCTGGCCACCTCGCGAAAGCGGGCGTCGAGGCCGGCGAAATCCTCAAGGAATTCCGTGTTGCCGCTGACGTGGCTGCCGAATACAAGGCCGGTGCCCAAGTGCCCGTGACCCTGTTCGCCGCCGGCCAGCTGGTCGATGTGCAAGGCACCTCGATCGGTAAGGGCTTCACCGGCACCATCAAGCGCCACAACTTCGGTTCGCAGCGCGCTTCGCACGGTAACAGCCGCTCGCACAACGTTCCTGGCTCCATCTCGATGGCGCAGGATCCGGGCCGCGTGTTTCCGGGCAAGAAGATGTCGGGCCACCTCGGCGACGTGACCGTGAGCGTGCAGAACCTGGACATCGTGCGCGTTGACGAAGCCCGTCAACTGCTGCTGGTCCGCGGCGCTGTGCCGGGTGCGAAGAACGGCCATGTGGTCGTGCGCCCCGCCGTCAAGGTCAAGGTCAAGAAAGGAGCCAACTGA
- the rplD gene encoding 50S ribosomal protein L4 — MQLELLNEQGQATSKVDAPDSVFARDYNEALVHQVVVAYQANARQGTRAQKDREQVHHSTKKPFRQKGTGRARAGMTSSPLWRGGGRIFPNLPDENFSHKLNKKMYRAGMAAILSKLARDGRLAVVDSIALEAPKTKLLADKFKAMGLDSVMLIADQVDDNLALASRNLANVLVCEPRYADPLSLVFYKKVLVTKAAMEQLKEMLA; from the coding sequence ATGCAGCTCGAGCTCCTGAACGAGCAGGGCCAAGCCACCTCCAAGGTGGATGCTCCTGACTCCGTGTTCGCTCGCGACTACAACGAAGCCCTGGTGCACCAGGTGGTCGTGGCCTATCAGGCCAACGCCCGTCAAGGCACCCGCGCCCAGAAGGATCGCGAACAGGTCCATCACTCGACCAAGAAGCCTTTCCGCCAGAAGGGCACCGGCCGCGCTCGCGCCGGTATGACCTCGTCGCCGCTGTGGCGCGGGGGCGGTCGCATCTTCCCGAACCTGCCTGACGAGAACTTCTCGCACAAGCTGAACAAGAAGATGTACCGCGCTGGCATGGCTGCGATCCTGTCGAAGCTGGCTCGTGACGGTCGTCTGGCCGTGGTCGATTCGATCGCTCTGGAAGCGCCGAAGACCAAGCTGCTGGCCGACAAGTTCAAGGCCATGGGTCTGGACAGCGTGATGCTGATCGCCGACCAGGTGGACGACAACCTGGCTCTGGCCTCGCGCAACCTGGCCAATGTGCTGGTGTGCGAGCCGCGCTACGCCGATCCGCTGTCGCTGGTCTTCTACAAGAAGGTGCTGGTGACCAAGGCGGCGATGGAGCAACTCAAGGAGATGCTGGCATGA
- the rplW gene encoding 50S ribosomal protein L23 — MSAPKFAEGRLAQVLLAPIVSEKATAVAEKHNQVLFKVLRDATKPEIKAAVELMFKVEVEAVSVVNVKGKAKRFGGRAGRRDHAKKAYVSLKAGQELNFSGEAA, encoded by the coding sequence ATGAGCGCCCCCAAGTTTGCAGAAGGCCGTCTGGCCCAGGTGCTGCTGGCCCCCATCGTGTCCGAAAAGGCCACGGCGGTTGCCGAGAAGCACAACCAAGTCCTGTTCAAGGTCCTGCGCGACGCCACCAAGCCCGAGATCAAGGCCGCCGTTGAACTGATGTTCAAGGTTGAGGTCGAAGCGGTGTCCGTGGTGAACGTGAAGGGCAAGGCCAAGCGCTTTGGCGGCCGTGCTGGCCGTCGCGACCATGCCAAGAAGGCGTATGTGTCGCTGAAGGCGGGCCAAGAGCTCAACTTCTCCGGGGAGGCTGCGTAA